In one Nomascus leucogenys isolate Asia chromosome 13, Asia_NLE_v1, whole genome shotgun sequence genomic region, the following are encoded:
- the SPINT3 gene encoding kunitz-type protease inhibitor 3 — MQLQASLSFLLILTLCLELRSELARDTIKDLLPNVCAFPMEKGPCRTYMMRWFFNLETGECELFAYGGCGGNSNNFSRKEKCEKFCKFT, encoded by the exons ATGCAGCTTCAGGCCTCTCTCTCATTTCTCCTGATTCTCACTCTCTGCCTAGAGCTTCGATCAGAACTAGCACGAG ACACTATCAAGGATCTCCTCCCAAATGTATGCGCTTTTCCTATGGAAAAGGGCCCTTGTCGAACCTACATGATGCGATGGTTTTTCAACTTGGAAACTGGTGAATGTGAGTTATTTGCTTACGGAGGCTGCGGAGGCAACAGCAACAACTTTTcgaggaaagaaaaatgtgagaaattcTGCAAGTTCACCTGA